The nucleotide window ACGCGCTGTTGCTGGCGCGCCTGACAGCCTACGTGCTTGCCGTGACAGTCGGCGCCCTCATCGTCGCTGACGAACGCGGCATCGGCTGGGACGTCGTCGGCATCGTCGTGGTGGCGGCTGTCCTGCTCGTGCCGCTGCTGGAGGCGCTGCCGCGCTGGATCGTCACCCGCGACCCCGAGCGCTGGGGCCTGCGCATGTCGCCCCTGATGGGCGTCTTCAAGTCCGCCTTCGGGCTGCCCGCTCACATCCTCAACCTGCCAATCCGCACCGTCCTGCGCCGCCGCCAGGACAACGAGGAGGACGAGGAGATGATGCGGATGATCGAGCTCGAGGAAGACGAAGGGGAGATCGAGGAGGACGAGCGCAAGATGATCCGCGGCGTCTTCGGTCTCGAAGAGACCTCTGTGCGCGAGATCATGACCCCCCGCATCGACATCGTGGCTCTGGAGGCGGATGCCGACCCTCGCGAGGCGCTCCGGCTCAGCGCCGAGCGCGGCCTCAGCCGGCTGCCAATCTACGAAGGCAACCTCGACACCATAGTGGGAGTGGTCTACGTGAAAGACCTCATCCGCTACCTGGCGCTCGGGTCAGAGTTGCCGAAGCTGCGCGACATCGCGCGCAAGCCGTTCTTCGTCCCCGAGTCCAAGCGCATCGACGACCTCCTGACGGACATGCGGAGGCAGCGCGTACACATGGCGATCGTGGTCGACGAATACGGCGGCACGGCGGGCCTGGCGACGATCGAGGACCTCCTCGAGGAGATCGTCGGCGAAATCGAGGACGAGCACGACGTGGGCGAGCCCAACATCGTCGTCCTGTCCGAGACCGAGGCCGTCTTCGACGGGCGAGTCGGCATCGACGAGCTCAATGAGCTCTTCCACACCGACATCAAGGGCGAGGAGTTCGACACGGTCGGGGGCTGCGTGTTTCACCTCCTCGGCCGAATGCCATCGGTCGGCGACGAGGCGGCGACCGACGGCGTCCACCTCAAAGTGCTCGCCGTCGACGGCAACCGCATCAAGCGCGTGCGGGTCACCGTCGAGCCGCGCTCGGAGGCCGACCACACCGAGCCGGGCAACGGACGTAACGGTAGCGGCCGCAGCGGCAACGGGCATTAGCTAGCGCCAACGCCCCGTGGCCGCCGCCCTGGCTCCGAAGCAGGGCTTCTCGGCGCGTTCAGGGCTTCTCGGCGTATATGAGCGCGCTGGCCAGCGTCTTTTCTGGGTCAAGCTGCTTTGGCTCGGCCCGCGCGCCGGTAAAGCCAGCTTCCTGGATCGCGGCCAGGTATTCCTGAAGCGGCAGGGCGCCCGCGACGCAGCCGGCCCAGGACTCGGCGCCTTCGGCGTCCGCAGGCCGCTCGCCCAGCCAGACCATGTCGGAGACGCGCAGGCGGCCGCCCGGCCGGAGGACCCGGAAGGCTTCGCGGAAGACCTGGCGCTTGTCCGGCGAGAGGTTGATAACGCAGTTCGAGATGATCACGTCGACGGACTCGTCCGGCAGCGGCAGGTCCTCGATCTCGCCCAGCTTGAACTGCACGTTCGTTGCCCCCACCTTCGCCGCATTCTCGCGCGCCAGGTTCATCATGTCGGGCGTCATGTCGACGCCGATGACGCGCCCGGTTGGGCCCACCTGCCTGGCCGCCAGGAAGCAGTCGATGCCGCCACCGGAGCCCAGGTCGAGCACGGTCTCACCCCTCCTGAGCTCGGCGATCGCGGTGGGATTGCCGCAACCGGCCGCGGCCTCCAGGGCGCCGGCGGGAAGGCCTTCCACCTCGGCCTGGGCATAGAGCCCCTTCACGAAGCTGACTTCAGCCTCGCTCGGGGCAGCCGGTGCACAACAGGAGTCGTCGCAGCTGGCGTCCGCGCTCGCGGCCACGACCTCCAAGGGGATCGAGTCCTCCAACGCTGCTGCCCTGCGGGCCCTGGCGCCGTAGCGCTCGGCCACCGCGCGCTTGATCTGCTCTGAGGTCATCTCCGTCATGTGTTCACTCCTCCCTCTGGCTGTCAGTGGTCGACGTACTGCTGATGCTGGCAAGGAACTCCTGGACGCGGCGGCGCATGCCCCGTACCGTCTCTCTGAAAGCAGCGAGCTTGTCCTCTTCGCTCCCTTCGACGGCC belongs to Dehalococcoidia bacterium and includes:
- the arsM gene encoding arsenite methyltransferase; protein product: MTEMTSEQIKRAVAERYGARARRAAALEDSIPLEVVAASADASCDDSCCAPAAPSEAEVSFVKGLYAQAEVEGLPAGALEAAAGCGNPTAIAELRRGETVLDLGSGGGIDCFLAARQVGPTGRVIGVDMTPDMMNLARENAAKVGATNVQFKLGEIEDLPLPDESVDVIISNCVINLSPDKRQVFREAFRVLRPGGRLRVSDMVWLGERPADAEGAESWAGCVAGALPLQEYLAAIQEAGFTGARAEPKQLDPEKTLASALIYAEKP
- a CDS encoding hemolysin family protein, with protein sequence MDVSSAVGIAVVALAMALIAFVAAAEAGLVTISRARVRVLAGRGVPRAAILQSYMQERESLLDALLLARLTAYVLAVTVGALIVADERGIGWDVVGIVVVAAVLLVPLLEALPRWIVTRDPERWGLRMSPLMGVFKSAFGLPAHILNLPIRTVLRRRQDNEEDEEMMRMIELEEDEGEIEEDERKMIRGVFGLEETSVREIMTPRIDIVALEADADPREALRLSAERGLSRLPIYEGNLDTIVGVVYVKDLIRYLALGSELPKLRDIARKPFFVPESKRIDDLLTDMRRQRVHMAIVVDEYGGTAGLATIEDLLEEIVGEIEDEHDVGEPNIVVLSETEAVFDGRVGIDELNELFHTDIKGEEFDTVGGCVFHLLGRMPSVGDEAATDGVHLKVLAVDGNRIKRVRVTVEPRSEADHTEPGNGRNGSGRSGNGH